GATCGGCATGCCCACCTCGCGGCGTCAGGCCGTGTTCGTGACCCTCGTGGCCGTCTACCTCGTGGCCGACATCGCGATGACCCTCGTCTGCTTCGACCGCAAGACCAACCGCGACGCGGGTGTGCCCGCGGCAAACGCCTTCGAGCGATGGGTGGACACCAACTACGACGACGAGTTCATCTCGTCGCGCTTCCAGAACCTCACGATCGCCGACGAAGGGACCCGGGCGTGACGCCCGCTGGAAGGGGAGCCGCTCGCGAGGTCTACCTCGACTACGCGGCGTCGACGCCCGTGGACCCCGAGGTGCTCGAGGCCATGCTTCCGTACTTCTCGGAGCGCTTCTGGAACCCCTCGGCGCCGTACGAGTGCGCGCGGGGCGTCCGCGACGACATGGAGCGAGCGCGGGACACGGCGGCGCGCCTCCTGGGCGCGCGCCCCGACAACGTGGTCTTCACGGCCGGCGCGACCGAGGCTAACAACCTCGCCTTCGCCTGTGTGGACGGACACGTGGTCGTGGACGCGGCGGAGCACGAGAGCGTACTGGCCTGCGCGTCGACCCACGAGCACCGCTGCGTGCGCGTGGGCCCCGACGGGATCGTGGACCCGGGCGTCGTGGCGGCCGCCATCCGGCCGGACACCGAGCTCGTCTCGGTCGAGCTGGCCAACGGCGAGCTGGGCTGCGTCCAGCCCGTGCGCGCACTCTCGCACGTGGTGGCCGCCGAGCGCGCGCGACGCCTCGAGGCGGGGGAGCGCCACCCTCTCTACCTGCACACGGACGCCTCGCAGGCGGCCGGTGCCCTCTCGGTCAACGTGTCCTCGCTCGGGGTCGACCTGCTCACGCTCTCCGCGGCCAAGATCTACGGCCCCAAACAGGTGGGGCTTCTCTGGGCCTCCGACGACGTGCGTCTGCGTCCGCTCGTCTTTGGCGGCGGGCAGGAGGGCGGCGTGCGCTCCGGCACCGAGAACGTCGCGGGCATCGTGGGCCTCGCCCGCGCCCTCGAGCTCGCCTGCGCCCGCCGCGACGAGGAGGCGCGCGGCCTCGCCCGCCTGCGCGCCCGCCTGCGCGCGGGCCTTCTCGCCGAACTGCCGTGGATGGTGGTGTCGGGGCCCAACAACCCCAAGCGCCGCCTCCCCGGGCTGCTCCACGTCTCCTTCGCGGGCCTGGAGGCGCGTCGCCTCGTGATCGGCCTGGAGCGCGAGGGGGTCTCGGCGGGGACCGGGTCGGCCTGCGCGGCGAGCCGGATGCGCGTGAGCCACGTGCTCGAGGCGATCGGTCTGCCGCGAGCGCTGGCCGAGGGGAGCCTGCGCCTCACGCTCGGGCGTCCCACGACCGAGGCGGACGTGGACTACGCGGTGGCCGCCCTCGTGCGGGTCGTGCGCGCCGAGATGGGGCGCCGCGGGCTCGACGACGCTGCCTGTGCCCGGATCGCGGGAGGTGCGCGCTGATGACGCGCGTCTTCTGCGGCCTTTCGGGCGGGGTCGACTCCGCCCTGGCCTGCGCGCTGCTCGTGGAGGCCGGCCACGAGGTCACGGCCGTCTACCTGCGCAACTGGTCGCGCGACCTGCCGGGCTTCAGGTGCCCGTGGGCAGACGACCTGGCCGACGCCGAGCGCGTGGCCGTGACGCTCGGGATCGACCTGGAGGTCTGGGACTGCGAGAAGGACTACCAGGAGACGGTCGTGGACTACCTCGTGGACGCCTACGCGCGAGGCTACACCCCCAACCCGGACGTCATGTGCAACCAGACCATCAAGTTCGGGACCTTCGCCGACCGCGCGTTCGCGCGTGGGGCGGACTTCGTGGCCACGGGCCACTACGGGCGCGTCGAGCGGGACGCGGACGGCCGCGCGCGCCTTCTGCGGGCGGTCGACGAGCACAAGGACCAGACCTACTTCATGTGGCGCGTGGGCGAGGACGTGCTCGCGCGCACGCTTCTGCCCGTGGGCGAGATTGCGAACAAGACCGAGGTCAGACGCTTGTGCGCTAAACGTGGCCTGGGGGTCGAGGACAAGCCCGACTCCGACGGGATCTGCTTCGTGGGTCCGGTGGGCATCCGTACGTTTCTGCTCGACTCCCTCGAGCGGCGCGCGGGGGACATCGTGGAGTGGGAGACGGGAAGGGTGCTCGGCCGTCACGACGGGGCCTTCCTCTTCACGGTGGGCCAGAGGCGTGGCCTCGACCTGGGGGGAGGCCCCGCGCGCTACGTGGTTTGCACGGACACGGACGCCAATGTCGTCTACGTGACGGCCGACCCCGCCTGCCCCGGCCTGTGGACGCGCGCGCTCACGCTCTCCGACGCCCGTTGGATCTCGGGCGAGCCGCCCGAGGAGGGTGTCTACCTCGTGCGCACCCGTCACACGGGAGCGTTGAGAAAGGCCGTGCTCGAGGAGGCCCCCCGCGGCCTCTCCCTGCGCTTCTCCGAGCCCGTGCGCACGGTGGCGCCCGGTCAGTCCGCCGTGGTCTACGACGGGCCGCGCTGCCTCGGGGGCGGCATCGTCCAGCGCGACGGACGGCCCTCCCGCGTCTGAGGGCTCTGAGAGGAGAAACGCCGCTACCTATGCGCGGTCTGAACGAGGGAGTCCTAGGCGCGCTACACTAGTCCAACCGTTGGTCTGTCGGCATGACGTCGGGAGCGTTTGAGTGGCATCAGAGCAAAACAGGCCCCAGGGCCACAAGGGCGCCAAGAAGGTCCCGCTCAAGGTCTCCGCAGTGCGCGGCGTTACCGCCGAGGACCGCGCCGCCGACAAGAAGAGCATGGGGCAGGTGCGGACGACCATCGTCTTTCTGGCCGTCGTCGTGATTGCCTATGCGCTCTACCTCGTCTTCACCGGACAGGTCGACGAGTTCGTGTCATCGCTTTCCGGCGTGGACGCGGGCTGGATCGTCGCGGGCGTGGTGTGCTTTCTGTTCTACTACGTCTTTGGCGTCCTCGCCTACGCGCTCTCCATCATCGGAGACCCGGACTGCCCCGTGGGCCTGCGCGACCTCATGAGCGTCGAGGCCTCGGGTGTCTTCTTCATGCGCATGACGCCCAACAGCGCGGGCGCCCCGCCCGCCCAGATCTACCGCCTCACGCGCGCGGGCCTCTCGGTGGGGGCCGCGAGCGCGCTCAACTTCACGCGCACCCTGCTCTACGAGGCGGGTGAGGGCATCTTCTCCGCGATTATGCTCGTCTTCTGCGGGTCGTACTTCTACGAGACCTTCGGTGACGTGACCCTGATCGGTATCTTGCTCTTTGGATTCAAGGTT
This is a stretch of genomic DNA from Thermophilibacter immobilis. It encodes these proteins:
- a CDS encoding cysteine desulfurase family protein; the encoded protein is MTPAGRGAAREVYLDYAASTPVDPEVLEAMLPYFSERFWNPSAPYECARGVRDDMERARDTAARLLGARPDNVVFTAGATEANNLAFACVDGHVVVDAAEHESVLACASTHEHRCVRVGPDGIVDPGVVAAAIRPDTELVSVELANGELGCVQPVRALSHVVAAERARRLEAGERHPLYLHTDASQAAGALSVNVSSLGVDLLTLSAAKIYGPKQVGLLWASDDVRLRPLVFGGGQEGGVRSGTENVAGIVGLARALELACARRDEEARGLARLRARLRAGLLAELPWMVVSGPNNPKRRLPGLLHVSFAGLEARRLVIGLEREGVSAGTGSACAASRMRVSHVLEAIGLPRALAEGSLRLTLGRPTTEADVDYAVAALVRVVRAEMGRRGLDDAACARIAGGAR
- the mnmA gene encoding tRNA 2-thiouridine(34) synthase MnmA, with protein sequence MTRVFCGLSGGVDSALACALLVEAGHEVTAVYLRNWSRDLPGFRCPWADDLADAERVAVTLGIDLEVWDCEKDYQETVVDYLVDAYARGYTPNPDVMCNQTIKFGTFADRAFARGADFVATGHYGRVERDADGRARLLRAVDEHKDQTYFMWRVGEDVLARTLLPVGEIANKTEVRRLCAKRGLGVEDKPDSDGICFVGPVGIRTFLLDSLERRAGDIVEWETGRVLGRHDGAFLFTVGQRRGLDLGGGPARYVVCTDTDANVVYVTADPACPGLWTRALTLSDARWISGEPPEEGVYLVRTRHTGALRKAVLEEAPRGLSLRFSEPVRTVAPGQSAVVYDGPRCLGGGIVQRDGRPSRV